A part of Aspergillus oryzae RIB40 DNA, chromosome 7 genomic DNA contains:
- a CDS encoding pyridoxal phosphate-dependent decarboxylase family protein (predicted protein): MTMPGLLGYFMTMIYNPNNVAVEASPFTTVVELKAGQQLCKMFGYNTDEKATDLPLSWGHITCDGTVANLESVWVARNLKFYPLTLYQAMKEGPLGFIADTFQVTTCVGEEKLFKDLGVWELLNLRSDEILGMGDALYRQFGVTSKFLEEALRPFTIQTTGKDVLEREFRIQKPIKYFLAQTRHYSWPKSGAIAGIGSANIQGVELDMEGRLSLDALERELNRCLEERQAVYAVVAIMGSTEEGAVDRLHDILAMRRRFQDRGLSFLVHADAAWGGYFASMIPRHLMDSRMPSEEGDGEEAVGNVPSLPLREDTLRDMIALKETDSITVDPHKAGYIPYPAGSLCYRDGRMRFLVTWTSPYLTQGSMENIGVYGVEGSKPGAAAMAAWMSNQTIGLDPSGYGRLLGEAAFTSARLSAWYAAMHVRQPLDNKGQRRYIIIPFNPLPIEKKGYHSLDPEVDDRRQVIFDTVINLNINAFAINWYRENGKLNTDLEEANYLMRRVVNRLSITKSSGNPSEIPLFLTSTQFEPALYGQCAQNFMQRLGLNACAQDLWVVRNVVMSPFPTDQDFIRTIMKELEDVIIKEVEWCRERNSPDDKEVEFLLRGTDEVFLDFQTSFHRATQRQQIILAAQLEEDTKKNYINLKKKYPMQDIAFRSKNPENLEKMMTTISQGKSYTVHGKIGAREGKEFIGRTVECSVRMIQIVKSRPLNSANRDDHYPRHFMPFYLYGSQDQYHISHMLLQAPNVNLSACDVKLSEALSKTVRTRLRKREGLILTLTGYREETMHPFPQKNDDAVFTSDHFFFRPERTFKVKVYEDPKPDIANGPGLIDNLGTPIARGEMTLGNDVHVDVEALNWDPLEEVGLDVPWDSELDKIQGVLNTGRRMVSAMATTSFRDSDGRRIPTET, translated from the exons ATGACAATGCCTGGTCTACTCGGTTATTTCATGACGATGATCTATAACCCGAATAATGTGGCCGTTGAGGCAAGCCCATTCACCACAGTTGTTGAGCTGAAAGCGGGACAGCAACTGTGCAAAATGTTTGGGTATAATACAGACGAGAAAGCTACAGATTTGCCTCTCTCTTGGGGTCACATCACCTGTGACGGGACCGTGGCCAATCTCGAATCCGTTTGGGTTG CCCGCAACCTCAAGTTTTATCCCCTCACCCTGTATCAGGCTATGAAGGAGGGACCACTTGGGTTCATTGCCGACACTTTCCAGGTGACCACTtgtgttggagaagagaagctaTTCAAAGACCTGGGTGTTTGGGAACTCCTAAACCTACGATCTGATGAAATCCTAGGTATGGGGGATGCTCTTTATAGGCAGTTTGGTGTCACATCCAAATTTCTGGAGGAGGCCTTGAGACCATTCACCATCCAAACGACTGGCAAGGACGTGCTAGAACGCGAGTTTCGTATCCAGAAGCCCATCAAGTATTTCCTCGCTCAAACACGGCATTACTCGTGGCCAAAAAGCGGTG CGATTGCTGGAATTGGGTCCGCCAACATCCAGGGTGTGGAGCTGGACATGGAGGGGCGCCTTTCGCTTGATGCCCTAGAACGAGAGCTTAATCGCTGTCTTGAAGAACGTCAGGCGGTGTATGCAGTAGTGGCCATTATGGGGTCGACCGAAGAAGGTGCGGTTGATCGATTGCATGACATCCTGGCCATGCGTCGACGATTCCAGGACAGGGGACTATCCTTTCTGGTGCATGCCGACGCTGCCTGGGGTGGGTACTTTGCTAGTATGATCCCTCGGCATCTGATGGACTCGAGGATGCCCAgtgaggaaggggatggagaggaggctGTAGGAAATGTTCCTTCACTGCCTTTGAGAGAGGACACCCTCAGAGATATGATTGCACTCAAGGAGACCGATAGTATCACGGTCGATCCCCACAAGGCGGGCTACATCCCTTACCCTGCGGGGAGCTTATGTTATCGAGACGGCCGCATGCGGTTCCTAGTCACTTGGACCAGTCCATACCTGACGCAAGGGTCCATGGAGAATATCGGCGTGTATGGTGTTGAGGGCAGTAAGCCCGGTgctgcagccatggcagcttGGATGTCCAACCAGACGATCGGCCTGGATCCGAGTGGATACGGCCGTCTCTTGGGTGAGGCAGCCTTTACCAGTGCGCGG CTATCGGCCTGGTACGCCGCCATGCACGTCCGGCAACCCCTCGACAATAAGGGTCAGCGCCGCTATATTATCATACCCTTTAACCCGTTGCccatcgagaagaagggtTACCATAGCTTGGACCCCGAGGTTGACGACCGTCGCCAGGTAATCTTCGACACAGTGATCA ATCTCAATATCAACGCCTTCGCCATCAACTGGTATCGGGAGAATGGCAAGCTCAACACGGACTTGGAAGAAGCCAACTATCTGATGAGGCGTGTGGTGAATCGATTATCCATTACCAAAAGCAGTGGGAATCCCAGTGAGATTCCGCTCTTTCTGACTTCAACGCAGTTCGAGCCAGCCTTATACGGCCAGTGTGCTCAGAATTTCATGCAGCGTCTCGGACTGAATGCCTGCGCTCAGGATCTCTGGGTCGTGCGAAATGTGGTGATGAGCCCCTTCCCTACGGACCAAGACTTCATCCGCACGATTATGAAGGAACTCGAGGATGTGATTATTAAAGAAGTGGAATGGTGCCGCGAGCGAAACAGTCCTGACGATAAAGAAGTCGAGTTCCTTCTCCGGGGAACCGATGAAGTCTTCCTGGATTTCCAGACGAGTTTCCACCGCGCTACTCAACGGCAGCAGATCATTTTAGCGGCtcagctggaggaagacacGAAAAAGAACTACATTaatctgaagaaaaagtatCCTATGCAGGACATTGCGTTCAGGTCCAAGAACCCCGAAAATctagagaagatgatgacgaccaTCAGTCAAGGTAAATCCTATACGGTGCATGGCAAGATCGGGGCCCGCGAGGGTAAGGAGTTTATCGGGCGCACTGTTGAATGCAGTGTGAGGATGATTCAAATTGTTAAAAGTCGTCCTTTGAACTCCGCTAATCGCGACGACCACTATCCACGACACTTCATGCCTTTCTATTTGTACGGCTCCCAGGACCAGTATCATATCTCACATATGTTGCTGCAAGCACCTAACGTGAACTTGTCTGCCTGTGACGTCAAACTAAGTGAGGCGCTCTCCAAGACTGTGCGTACTCGACTGCGCAAGCGTGAAGGTCTGATCCTCACTTTAACTGGGTACCGCGAGGAAACGATGCATCCATTTCCCCAGAAGAACGACGATGCTGTTTTCACCAGTGatcactttttcttccgcCCGGAACGAACCTTCAAGGTCAAGGTATACGAGGATCCCAAGCCGGACATTGCGAACGGCCCAGGTCTAATTGACAACCTCGGTACCCCCATTGCACGAGGAGAAATGACATTGGGCAACGATGTGCATGTCGATGTGGAGGCTCTGAATTGGGATCCACTGGAAGAGGTGGGACTCGATGTGCCGTGGGATTCGGAGTTGGACAAGATTCAAGGTGTGTTGAATACTGGGCGGAGGATGGTGTCTGCCATGGCCACTACAAGCTTTAGGGATAGCGATGGGCGGCGGATACCAACTG aGACTTAG